In the Deltaproteobacteria bacterium genome, one interval contains:
- a CDS encoding ATP-binding protein, which yields MRNIKPPIISDLKEKMVFISGPRQVGKTTLALEILRGNQSHPAYLNWDSDKDRIKIMHQEFPVDEPLLIFDEIHKFKRWRNYLKGLYDKTKHEKKYLVTGSARLDLYRRGGDSLFGRYHFYRLHPLVPNEIEKSISRQTIETLIKLGGFPEPFYSGSERVLKRWHRNRMIQVLRDDLRDLERIEEIDLVFRLAERLPALVGSPLSINALREDLQVAHFSVQRWLIVLEKLFYIYRISPYGAPKIRAVRKEQKTYLWDWSQILDPGARFENYVGSLLLAYCDYLEDTEGERMELRYIRDTDKREVDFVVIKNGAPLFAVECRLSDTSVNPHIHYFQQRTSIPYFYQVHMGQKHYQPKALPIEVIPIDKFASKVLKFG from the coding sequence ATGAGAAATATCAAACCTCCTATTATTTCTGATCTTAAAGAAAAAATGGTGTTCATCTCAGGGCCCAGGCAAGTTGGCAAAACTACTTTAGCCCTAGAAATTCTGAGGGGTAACCAATCGCATCCCGCTTATTTAAATTGGGACAGTGATAAAGATCGTATTAAAATCATGCACCAAGAATTTCCGGTCGATGAACCTCTTTTGATTTTTGATGAAATTCACAAATTTAAAAGGTGGCGGAATTACCTGAAAGGCCTTTATGACAAAACCAAACACGAAAAGAAATACCTAGTAACCGGTAGTGCGAGGCTTGACTTGTATCGGAGAGGTGGGGATTCTTTATTTGGCAGGTATCATTTTTATCGACTTCATCCCTTGGTACCCAACGAAATTGAAAAATCGATTTCCCGTCAAACGATAGAAACCCTCATAAAATTGGGTGGCTTCCCAGAACCTTTTTATTCAGGCTCCGAACGTGTTTTAAAGCGTTGGCATCGCAACCGCATGATCCAAGTGTTACGCGATGATTTGCGTGATTTGGAAAGAATAGAAGAAATTGATTTGGTCTTTCGTTTAGCTGAAAGATTACCTGCTTTGGTTGGCTCTCCATTATCAATCAATGCACTGCGGGAAGATCTACAAGTCGCTCATTTTAGCGTACAACGTTGGCTCATTGTTTTAGAAAAATTATTTTATATTTATCGCATCTCTCCTTATGGCGCACCCAAAATTCGGGCGGTACGCAAAGAACAAAAAACTTACCTTTGGGATTGGTCACAAATCTTAGACCCTGGAGCCCGCTTCGAAAACTACGTAGGGAGCCTACTTCTGGCTTATTGCGATTACCTAGAAGACACGGAAGGCGAACGCATGGAGCTACGTTATATTCGCGATACCGATAAACGAGAAGTTGATTTTGTGGTTATCAAAAATGGAGCCCCTCTGTTTGCTGTGGAATGCCGTTTAAGCGACACCAGTGTCAATCCACATATTCACTATTTTCAACAACGAACCTCCATTCCTTATTTTTATCAAGTTCATATGGGGCAAAAACATTATCAACCCAAAGCACTGCCCATTGAAGTCATCCCCATCGATAAATTTGCCAGCAAAGTTCTTAAATTTGGATAA
- a CDS encoding ATP-binding protein, with translation MYRFALDYLKEWKNKKTRKPLVIRGARQVGKSFLVEMFSKEAFENFVKIDFEKMRDIAPLFESKSPKTIIPLLEVKFNTSILPGKTLLFLDEIQAAPDVFATIRYFYEDMPALHVIAAGSLLEFILAEHEFSMPVGRIEYLHLGPMQFEEFLMAVQREKLRESLCRYKIGEIIHSSIHGDLLRLLKQYLVIGGMPEVVSVFSKTNSFRECEAVQQSIISTYRDDFNKYSKRANPRRLEKIFSKVPQMVGNKFKYSRVDHEEKSRDLRASLQMLSMARVAIPVYHSSANGVPLRAEMDESKFKVLFLDVGLLCRSCGLSISEFERTPDVMMINAGAVCEQFIGQHLLYSRQFYDESEIFYWIREKKTSNAEVDYLISIGPNIIPVEVKSGKSGTLKSLQVFLCEKKRDFGLRFSSNLPSLVSTVTSLPDGNNRPFKLLSLPLYMVGQTKRLCSQ, from the coding sequence ATGTATCGCTTTGCATTGGACTATCTAAAGGAATGGAAAAATAAAAAAACACGCAAACCACTTGTCATTCGCGGCGCGAGACAAGTGGGGAAATCGTTTTTGGTTGAGATGTTTTCAAAAGAGGCTTTTGAAAATTTTGTCAAAATCGACTTTGAAAAGATGCGCGACATCGCTCCATTATTTGAATCAAAATCCCCAAAGACCATCATTCCGCTGCTTGAAGTAAAATTTAACACAAGCATCCTGCCAGGCAAGACCCTTCTTTTTTTGGATGAAATACAAGCGGCACCGGATGTTTTTGCGACGATCAGATATTTCTATGAAGACATGCCTGCTTTGCATGTAATCGCTGCGGGCTCGCTCTTGGAATTTATTCTGGCGGAACACGAGTTTTCCATGCCGGTTGGCAGAATAGAATATCTGCACCTTGGCCCAATGCAGTTTGAAGAATTTCTGATGGCCGTTCAAAGGGAAAAACTTCGCGAAAGCTTGTGTCGTTATAAAATAGGTGAAATAATCCACTCATCGATCCATGGTGATCTCCTGCGACTGCTCAAACAATATCTTGTGATCGGTGGCATGCCCGAAGTGGTGTCTGTTTTTTCAAAGACAAATTCTTTCAGAGAATGCGAAGCCGTTCAGCAATCTATCATTTCAACCTATCGCGACGATTTCAATAAATACTCGAAACGAGCAAATCCCCGCCGCTTGGAAAAGATTTTCAGCAAGGTGCCGCAGATGGTTGGAAACAAATTTAAGTACAGCCGGGTGGATCATGAAGAAAAATCCAGAGACCTGCGGGCATCTCTCCAGATGTTGTCTATGGCAAGGGTTGCAATCCCCGTCTACCACTCATCTGCGAATGGCGTGCCTTTAAGGGCGGAAATGGATGAGTCGAAATTCAAGGTATTGTTCCTTGACGTGGGCCTTTTGTGCCGCAGTTGTGGGCTCAGTATTTCGGAATTTGAAAGAACCCCAGACGTGATGATGATAAATGCCGGCGCAGTCTGCGAGCAGTTTATAGGCCAGCATCTTTTATACTCACGGCAATTCTATGATGAATCCGAAATTTTTTACTGGATCCGCGAGAAAAAAACTTCAAATGCGGAAGTGGATTATCTCATCTCAATAGGGCCAAATATCATACCGGTCGAAGTCAAATCAGGGAAAAGCGGAACTTTGAAATCGCTTCAGGTTTTTCTCTGTGAAAAGAAGCGCGATTTTGGGCTTCGTTTCAGTAGCAACCTTCCTTCTCTTGTAAGCACCGTCACAAGTCTGCCTGACGGAAACAACAGACCCTTCAAACTACTTTCTCTCCCTCTTTATATGGTTGGACAAACAAAAAGGCTATGTTCGCAATAA
- a CDS encoding helix-turn-helix transcriptional regulator produces the protein MVLPHLIPLGFYPLLVPWLEGEGSAAPDEQGPAFEKEAGSWVALARGFVAEGKFNQAKKFLDRAEAIALGVPQGDGLVLFGAMPAAGVVEEIDQLREGIAEVEQHSLARIKNAVTELEQAAPTVAPEKLAETLEWLSRGKKLPRYVEILEKLTLECEAMSQEASGVGDLIGARELAAEIQGRWVSAWDGRDEHGWEQAEGYLQIFNEYVELKKRKSQMALQLGVLWPEISSLRFEVEIKTKPVLALEPNLATYQELPVIQVFARLQATEPVAADRVQEVMADLREPSEYLAIDMEHLSRAVGRLKGLYEQPALEMFLERVAELERQKQAGSAAFQEAKLWQELLAEWPVLAQAANQADITKFDGEKIEQWKMALGIRLAKYQVFLEAERGRIHQQEEPKRPLRKVPGFPVPAEEPDEDWVSSREQAVVVQVERVKGQILQLGKVRTAEDLKKFFPEFFESFEGQVRDLAWKKLDETNLIEPEIKLQLTGYIYQSGTVEEKIRAYEGIREQIDFLTTQQHLETELVRLRQMETEVARAESNLEAIGFPSSGQLYWVQQQRRHYEKTLAKLKANHVSQANRDLAILQQASVNDQLETAYRFSRGFNLTTDIGVIALSGLVGGVVGALVRIPAIVVMGKRFGNITHKIASAMVFFMTEQRLHGHEVWVEQQSFDQNMGRILEGTATNYWLLAVTGKFLQVSQRITRALIRERALLNLRGTGEISEYLLGHEMARIEENLLVYAGRGVAHFGFEVGGLGVASVGTGIYEHAKLGEFSPFQTMDETLFSQAAWEQHVVFVLGLRVAHVVGKPIMAPVHEFTREVVDHQVRERLAVLERAAKDYEALLDENNVDALVKLGALRKLLEAQGVVLDISENISTAKQDNLDALARVARFEKDILAQRQWGKMIEEGTYQPSERKRLIRAILQDPNVTNKAEILKCANHANGLIVVAYRASQFQLDHEAATCQKPSDAIFWLQPKARRPGTKLLRKAKVFAQAAGKTLDERMQKVTQRTNSIEAVVGELLIGLVVAIRTGARAASQYEKLRVYMETEVRKQDPTANVAVQLEGEDIQVTVNSQLPMPEVDHRALGELGPIDIIWKQNNDTSGRVRIPEEADFEEPDPTLDPISRWDVVLPEIIDRSTLVATLDSLTGNSSVDLDITNDISFAHWVRARMIEVSRNYCDVNRDDLNTHNALLLLFLFEDEGVNPTEITRNLEDGQLYRLLIAFRHVEDVVKEGRLGFDERVLHNRYAEALKEAARTVDPLTRTYVRDPYFYLYVEQGKIPAEEINQFLIDYADTLQGTGGLDVLILVRAYVELRQVWDEAQTRDFFTALPPSISNRVSYLILATVARYSGLSKNQLLDLVWRGGGQFLPLLERLASISAQLNNPDSEPLPALGDFEFAVRRVNRNIQVPHRILLDALGEDPNLAYTVVLACLGYVIPGEPTLAHERLAEMAKIIQEGLRAEGVEDAVYYAEGTLLAARIAAAYGEFGLAYAWIEDAQGYLLQSDESGRLAIGGWEELRRTEWEVASHYGDLTPLQINLPYDTQLPPWQNAIRGVLAGGILADTYQVVRLPLQRVVPIHTLYHPTAASNVFDTIQIIRQIMLFKLTMEGWQQGQEVSDSLLYKTLSSSDSHGLPPLVSAETEGGHALLLNGHHRMAALISLVADGLLPPGTLERVPFVRVHDQSPTHILQTAFVGGEAGSIGPFSWREVMGFSDRTRSLMGALGATKEIGDLLPQMPVRVGGERTAIPISDSHQITWLDGFTTLLGEPRFQTRVAELARKPGLDVITIDDVQTLAGEFGQPVDAVIVAANRVRFPDLNFSQYTARDGHPMLIAHEREAANLRRLCEVDPERNSVAWYLLENRTHPDNFFSRERLAAAAGISDLTLQRLENAEVLAKGETNYPIRETFDRLESVLRGTKDELAHAFNQTVYPALALDRLAVDFRPFIDHNTNDKDKIDGYLYLLDQREAGRDVGTCQIAFFVYRHQLENYPSHGVLSSRLNRGDNFWNKLETDELKPEDVPWGEVKAELEKAGLLTEPLLQLLEAQGFTVNLQNPLHTPPEVRRLAAIAATGAALDRSSPRAILAGALGADGVAVAADRIGINRGTLAPWLNRDDAPLASPAVLAKIKAAYPQFEADRFYLAQRQRAARPGQRTVVDFFPELAGDTPHLILTTVEIEQAHALTLPPLVAAARRARGMTLEQFGALIGVSRPVVNRLETVNKQIQDLDVLWNLAQELSVDPRVLFIHNEPGVLQIFQIREPDRGGVRETGRENRRILVRALDALYRDPKASPKAIKRWEDWAKDRGIIGAILKRMFYAEDPAHLDPTQFYYYARWINLGLSSSNLRDQRWAIIGFQTIRMGLLKNNQNDIYESQFLPLVRGEHFAFVELVQKWEELGLFYVDRAGNKESLRKVLQDRDQNPAQEPPSSITIASRRDDSFAFSKFSIAQLVPVGKNRHPYYEIANDSSEIESILEKELSHLPPGKKIPVTIIAHSNNQGMGLVGGRFTGPKMLVDKIKKYEDHISYLIIKGCSTDKPLTAEQREMVASNPEGYTLLRQLSLGLPNVVVVGLQEEGLLYSHFRPNGEPVFKSGTAPWIRLKNGESLEDPNPPKF, from the coding sequence ATGGTTTTACCGCATTTAATTCCATTGGGGTTTTACCCACTTTTAGTGCCTTGGCTTGAAGGCGAAGGCAGTGCTGCGCCTGATGAACAGGGGCCAGCTTTCGAGAAAGAAGCCGGTTCTTGGGTAGCGTTGGCGCGTGGGTTCGTGGCTGAAGGGAAATTTAATCAGGCCAAAAAGTTTTTGGATCGAGCCGAGGCCATAGCCTTGGGTGTGCCGCAGGGTGATGGTTTGGTTTTGTTTGGGGCCATGCCTGCCGCAGGTGTGGTGGAGGAGATTGATCAGTTGCGAGAAGGCATTGCAGAGGTTGAACAACATTCTCTGGCTAGAATCAAAAATGCCGTGACTGAACTTGAGCAAGCAGCCCCCACGGTGGCACCTGAAAAATTAGCTGAAACGTTGGAGTGGTTGAGCCGCGGCAAAAAATTACCAAGGTATGTGGAGATTTTAGAAAAGCTCACGCTTGAGTGTGAAGCCATGAGTCAGGAGGCTAGTGGGGTTGGGGATTTAATAGGTGCGCGCGAACTCGCCGCTGAAATTCAAGGGCGATGGGTGAGTGCTTGGGATGGGCGAGATGAGCATGGGTGGGAACAGGCCGAAGGGTATTTGCAAATTTTTAATGAGTACGTGGAATTGAAAAAACGAAAAAGTCAGATGGCCCTGCAATTAGGTGTGTTGTGGCCAGAAATTTCATCGTTGCGATTTGAAGTTGAAATTAAGACCAAACCCGTATTGGCCCTTGAGCCCAATCTTGCGACCTATCAAGAATTGCCAGTGATTCAGGTATTTGCTCGATTGCAGGCAACTGAACCTGTTGCGGCCGATCGGGTGCAGGAGGTGATGGCTGATTTGCGGGAGCCAAGCGAATATTTGGCGATAGATATGGAACATTTGTCGCGAGCGGTAGGCCGATTAAAAGGGCTTTATGAGCAGCCAGCCTTAGAAATGTTTTTAGAACGAGTTGCCGAGCTAGAAAGGCAAAAGCAAGCAGGCTCAGCGGCCTTTCAAGAGGCAAAGCTTTGGCAGGAGCTTTTGGCCGAATGGCCGGTGCTGGCGCAGGCAGCCAATCAAGCTGACATTACTAAGTTTGATGGAGAAAAAATCGAACAATGGAAAATGGCATTGGGCATTCGCTTGGCTAAATATCAGGTATTTTTAGAAGCGGAGCGGGGCCGCATTCATCAACAAGAAGAACCCAAGCGACCTTTGAGAAAGGTGCCAGGTTTCCCGGTGCCGGCTGAAGAACCGGATGAAGATTGGGTGAGCTCGCGCGAACAGGCCGTGGTTGTTCAAGTGGAACGAGTTAAAGGGCAAATCTTGCAGTTAGGTAAGGTGCGAACAGCTGAAGACCTCAAAAAATTCTTTCCAGAATTTTTTGAGAGTTTCGAGGGGCAGGTGCGAGATTTAGCTTGGAAAAAATTGGATGAAACAAATTTAATCGAGCCTGAAATTAAACTACAGCTCACCGGCTATATTTATCAATCGGGTACGGTAGAAGAAAAAATAAGGGCCTATGAAGGCATTCGAGAACAGATTGATTTTTTAACCACCCAACAACATTTAGAAACAGAATTAGTGCGATTACGCCAAATGGAAACAGAGGTGGCTAGGGCTGAAAGCAATCTTGAGGCCATTGGGTTTCCAAGCAGTGGGCAGCTGTATTGGGTGCAGCAACAACGTCGACATTATGAAAAAACTTTAGCGAAATTAAAGGCCAACCATGTGAGTCAGGCCAACCGTGATTTGGCGATCCTGCAACAGGCGAGCGTTAATGATCAATTGGAGACTGCTTATCGATTTAGCCGAGGGTTTAATTTGACAACCGATATTGGGGTGATTGCCTTAAGTGGTTTAGTGGGAGGTGTGGTGGGTGCTTTGGTGAGGATCCCTGCCATTGTCGTGATGGGCAAGCGCTTTGGCAATATCACTCATAAGATCGCAAGTGCCATGGTATTTTTCATGACCGAACAACGCTTGCATGGGCATGAGGTGTGGGTTGAACAGCAAAGTTTTGACCAGAACATGGGAAGAATTTTAGAAGGGACGGCGACGAATTATTGGCTCTTAGCCGTGACGGGGAAATTTTTACAGGTCAGTCAGAGAATAACCCGGGCATTAATTCGTGAACGGGCTTTGTTGAATCTGCGTGGTACCGGAGAAATATCAGAATATCTTTTGGGTCACGAGATGGCTCGAATCGAAGAGAACCTGCTGGTGTATGCCGGGCGTGGTGTGGCGCATTTTGGCTTTGAAGTTGGGGGCCTTGGAGTGGCCAGCGTGGGGACTGGCATTTACGAGCATGCCAAGCTTGGCGAATTTTCTCCTTTTCAAACCATGGATGAAACGCTTTTTAGCCAGGCCGCGTGGGAACAGCATGTGGTGTTTGTGTTAGGGTTACGGGTAGCCCATGTGGTGGGTAAGCCTATCATGGCACCGGTGCATGAATTTACGAGGGAAGTGGTGGACCATCAAGTGCGCGAGCGCTTAGCTGTTTTAGAACGTGCGGCCAAGGATTACGAGGCACTATTAGATGAAAACAATGTTGATGCTTTGGTTAAACTTGGCGCGTTAAGAAAGTTGTTAGAGGCCCAAGGGGTCGTGCTTGATATTTCGGAAAATATCAGCACTGCCAAGCAAGATAACCTAGATGCCCTTGCTAGGGTAGCAAGGTTTGAAAAAGATATACTGGCGCAACGTCAATGGGGCAAGATGATTGAAGAGGGGACTTACCAGCCAAGTGAGAGGAAGCGCTTAATTCGAGCCATTTTGCAAGACCCCAATGTAACGAACAAAGCAGAAATTTTAAAGTGTGCGAATCATGCGAATGGGTTAATTGTTGTCGCCTATCGCGCGTCTCAATTTCAGCTAGATCATGAAGCCGCTACTTGTCAAAAACCTTCCGATGCTATCTTCTGGTTACAACCCAAGGCACGAAGACCTGGCACCAAGCTGCTTCGCAAAGCCAAAGTGTTTGCACAAGCTGCAGGCAAAACTTTAGATGAGCGTATGCAAAAGGTCACGCAACGGACCAACAGCATTGAAGCTGTAGTGGGCGAATTGCTTATTGGCTTAGTGGTGGCCATTCGTACAGGGGCGAGGGCGGCAAGCCAATATGAAAAACTGAGAGTATACATGGAAACTGAAGTGCGCAAACAAGATCCGACCGCTAACGTTGCTGTGCAATTAGAGGGGGAAGATATTCAAGTAACGGTAAATTCCCAACTTCCCATGCCAGAGGTCGACCATCGTGCTCTTGGCGAGCTAGGCCCAATCGATATTATATGGAAGCAAAATAATGACACTTCTGGTCGAGTAAGAATTCCAGAAGAGGCTGATTTTGAAGAGCCGGATCCTACCTTAGATCCTATTTCTAGATGGGATGTTGTTTTACCTGAAATAATCGATCGTTCAACGTTAGTGGCCACTTTAGACAGCTTGACGGGAAATTCCTCTGTGGACCTAGACATTACAAACGATATTTCTTTTGCACATTGGGTTCGCGCACGAATGATAGAGGTGTCTCGAAATTATTGTGATGTTAATCGAGATGATCTGAATACCCACAATGCATTATTACTTCTTTTCTTATTCGAAGATGAAGGGGTTAATCCTACTGAAATAACCCGAAATCTTGAAGATGGGCAACTTTATCGGCTCTTGATTGCATTTCGACATGTGGAAGATGTTGTAAAGGAAGGAAGGCTGGGTTTCGATGAGAGGGTATTGCATAATCGTTATGCCGAGGCGTTAAAAGAAGCAGCCAGGACCGTGGATCCTTTAACGCGTACTTATGTAAGGGATCCTTATTTTTACCTTTATGTAGAACAAGGGAAAATACCTGCCGAGGAGATCAATCAATTTTTAATAGATTATGCCGATACGCTTCAGGGTACAGGAGGATTAGATGTTCTAATACTTGTTCGAGCTTATGTTGAATTAAGACAGGTTTGGGATGAAGCCCAAACGCGGGATTTTTTTACGGCTCTTCCTCCTTCTATTTCGAATCGTGTCTCTTATTTAATCCTTGCTACGGTAGCTCGATATTCGGGGTTAAGTAAGAATCAATTGCTGGATCTTGTTTGGAGGGGTGGTGGGCAATTTTTGCCACTTTTAGAAAGACTTGCTTCGATAAGTGCTCAATTAAATAATCCTGATTCTGAACCACTCCCAGCGTTGGGTGATTTTGAGTTTGCTGTAAGGAGAGTTAATCGAAATATTCAGGTTCCTCATAGAATCCTCTTAGATGCATTGGGTGAAGATCCAAATTTAGCTTATACCGTGGTGCTTGCCTGTTTGGGTTATGTTATTCCAGGAGAACCCACTCTTGCTCACGAGAGATTGGCTGAAATGGCTAAGATCATCCAAGAGGGATTAAGAGCAGAGGGCGTTGAAGATGCGGTTTATTATGCGGAAGGGACCCTTCTTGCGGCGAGAATCGCGGCTGCTTATGGTGAATTTGGATTAGCCTATGCTTGGATAGAAGATGCTCAAGGTTATTTGCTTCAATCCGATGAGTCTGGCCGCTTGGCAATCGGAGGATGGGAAGAATTACGAAGAACAGAATGGGAAGTGGCTTCCCATTATGGTGATTTGACTCCACTGCAAATAAATCTGCCCTATGACACCCAACTGCCACCATGGCAAAATGCCATCCGTGGCGTTTTAGCGGGTGGAATACTTGCTGATACTTATCAGGTTGTGCGGCTCCCTTTACAACGGGTTGTGCCTATTCATACCCTTTATCATCCGACCGCGGCAAGCAATGTCTTTGATACGATCCAAATTATCCGTCAAATTATGCTTTTTAAGCTTACCATGGAAGGCTGGCAACAAGGCCAGGAAGTTTCAGATTCATTGCTCTATAAAACCCTCTCCTCTTCGGATTCACATGGTTTGCCACCACTGGTTTCTGCAGAGACAGAAGGTGGGCATGCACTATTGCTAAACGGTCATCATCGAATGGCGGCACTGATTAGTTTAGTAGCCGATGGCCTGCTTCCACCTGGAACACTTGAGAGAGTTCCATTTGTACGAGTGCACGATCAATCTCCGACTCATATTTTGCAGACGGCCTTTGTTGGAGGGGAGGCGGGTTCCATAGGGCCTTTTTCATGGCGGGAGGTCATGGGGTTTAGTGATCGTACCCGTTCCCTGATGGGGGCATTGGGTGCTACTAAAGAAATAGGGGATCTTTTACCTCAAATGCCTGTAAGAGTGGGGGGCGAGCGCACAGCCATTCCCATTAGTGATAGTCATCAAATTACCTGGCTGGATGGTTTTACAACATTGCTTGGAGAGCCTCGGTTTCAAACTCGCGTGGCCGAATTGGCCCGTAAACCTGGGTTGGATGTTATTACGATTGATGATGTGCAAACTTTGGCAGGTGAATTTGGGCAACCCGTTGATGCGGTGATTGTGGCTGCTAACCGCGTGCGATTTCCAGACCTTAATTTTTCACAATACACCGCACGGGATGGGCACCCTATGTTGATTGCTCATGAACGCGAGGCGGCCAATTTACGCCGCCTCTGTGAGGTTGATCCTGAACGCAATAGTGTTGCTTGGTATCTTTTGGAAAATCGCACGCATCCAGACAACTTTTTTTCCCGTGAGCGATTGGCTGCTGCTGCCGGGATTAGCGACCTTACCTTACAGCGATTGGAAAATGCAGAAGTGTTGGCTAAAGGTGAAACCAATTATCCTATTCGGGAAACCTTTGACCGGTTAGAGAGTGTATTGCGGGGTACTAAAGATGAATTGGCCCATGCTTTCAATCAAACTGTCTATCCTGCTTTGGCCCTTGACCGATTGGCTGTGGATTTTCGCCCCTTCATTGATCACAATACCAACGATAAAGATAAAATTGATGGTTACTTATATTTGTTGGATCAACGTGAAGCGGGGCGGGACGTTGGTACCTGCCAAATCGCGTTTTTCGTTTATCGACATCAGTTAGAAAACTATCCTAGCCATGGGGTATTAAGTAGTAGGCTTAATCGTGGAGATAATTTTTGGAATAAACTCGAGACGGATGAATTGAAACCTGAAGACGTGCCGTGGGGTGAAGTAAAGGCTGAATTGGAAAAAGCGGGATTACTCACAGAACCTTTGTTGCAATTATTAGAGGCCCAAGGGTTTACTGTAAACCTGCAAAACCCTCTCCATACGCCGCCCGAGGTGCGCAGGCTTGCGGCCATTGCAGCAACGGGAGCAGCTCTTGATCGATCCTCCCCTCGAGCGATCTTGGCAGGTGCCTTAGGAGCCGATGGAGTGGCCGTGGCTGCCGATAGAATAGGTATCAACCGTGGTACCTTGGCCCCCTGGCTCAATCGTGATGATGCCCCGCTGGCTTCGCCTGCAGTGTTGGCAAAAATTAAGGCCGCTTATCCTCAATTTGAAGCCGATCGCTTTTATTTAGCCCAACGCCAGCGAGCTGCACGACCTGGCCAACGCACGGTCGTGGATTTTTTCCCAGAATTAGCTGGTGATACGCCCCATTTGATTTTAACGACTGTTGAGATTGAACAAGCCCATGCCTTAACCTTGCCCCCCTTGGTGGCGGCGGCACGCCGAGCTCGCGGCATGACCCTTGAGCAATTTGGTGCACTCATTGGTGTTTCGCGGCCTGTGGTCAACCGTTTAGAAACAGTGAATAAACAAATTCAAGATTTGGATGTACTTTGGAACTTAGCACAAGAATTGAGCGTTGATCCCCGGGTTTTGTTTATCCATAATGAACCCGGGGTGCTTCAGATTTTTCAAATCCGTGAACCAGACCGGGGGGGGGTAAGGGAAACAGGAAGAGAAAATAGAAGAATCTTAGTTCGAGCCTTAGACGCCCTTTATCGAGATCCCAAGGCAAGTCCGAAAGCAATCAAAAGATGGGAAGATTGGGCCAAGGATAGGGGAATCATTGGTGCCATTCTGAAGAGAATGTTTTATGCCGAAGATCCTGCTCACTTAGATCCAACGCAATTTTACTATTATGCCAGATGGATTAACCTCGGGTTGAGTTCTTCCAATCTTCGAGATCAACGATGGGCCATCATTGGCTTTCAAACAATTCGAATGGGCCTTCTTAAAAATAATCAAAACGATATTTACGAATCTCAATTTCTCCCCCTTGTTCGGGGGGAACATTTCGCATTTGTTGAACTTGTCCAAAAGTGGGAGGAACTGGGTTTGTTCTATGTTGATCGTGCCGGAAATAAAGAATCTTTGAGAAAAGTATTACAAGACAGAGATCAAAACCCAGCCCAAGAACCACCTAGTTCTATTACAATCGCATCGAGAAGAGATGACTCCTTTGCTTTTAGTAAATTTAGTATCGCTCAACTAGTGCCGGTTGGTAAAAACCGTCATCCATATTATGAGATCGCCAACGATTCCTCGGAAATAGAATCAATTTTAGAAAAGGAACTTTCCCATCTCCCACCAGGCAAAAAAATACCAGTCACCATTATTGCCCATTCCAACAATCAGGGTATGGGTCTTGTGGGGGGCAGATTCACAGGGCCAAAAATGTTGGTTGATAAGATTAAGAAATATGAAGATCATATTAGTTATCTGATTATCAAAGGTTGTTCTACTGACAAGCCATTAACTGCTGAGCAGAGAGAAATGGTAGCTAGTAATCCAGAAGGATATACTTTGTTGAGACAGCTTTCGTTGGGTTTACCCAACGTTGTCGTGGTCGGTCTTCAGGAGGAAGGGCTTCTCTACTCACATTTCCGTCCAAATGGTGAACCGGTATTTAAAAGTGGCACCGCTCCATGGATTCGTTTGAAAAATGGTGAGTCTTTGGAAGATCCTAACCCACCCAAATTCTAA
- a CDS encoding type II toxin-antitoxin system prevent-host-death family antitoxin — translation MSLIVPISDLRNKTRKIVEICHEGEPVFVTRNGQGELVVMSQTLYEQMQARLELYRKLDEAEALYQEGSQGKPHATVMKNLKARLQTRTPL, via the coding sequence ATGTCTCTTATTGTTCCCATTTCTGATTTAAGAAATAAAACCCGCAAGATTGTAGAAATTTGCCATGAAGGGGAACCCGTATTTGTCACTCGAAATGGCCAAGGAGAGTTGGTTGTCATGAGTCAAACTTTATATGAACAAATGCAGGCAAGGCTAGAGCTTTACCGAAAACTAGACGAGGCTGAGGCCCTTTACCAAGAAGGCTCCCAAGGCAAACCTCATGCTACGGTCATGAAAAATCTCAAAGCTCGTTTGCAGACCCGTACCCCCTTGTGA
- a CDS encoding type II toxin-antitoxin system RelE/ParE family toxin, which produces MKKVAVIYYLPTAEQDLKEIFDYIRRDSLIKATKFLTHVDRTIARLSHFPYLGTIPKDGFLKRKGYRLLVIQDHLAFYRVAKNKVIIYRVLHGKRRYKFLL; this is translated from the coding sequence GTGAAAAAAGTTGCTGTCATTTATTACCTACCAACCGCAGAACAAGATTTAAAAGAAATTTTTGACTATATTCGTCGAGACTCTTTAATAAAAGCCACTAAATTTTTAACCCATGTCGATCGCACAATCGCTAGACTCTCACATTTTCCTTATTTGGGAACTATTCCCAAAGATGGTTTCTTAAAAAGAAAAGGTTATCGCCTCTTGGTAATTCAAGACCACTTAGCCTTTTATCGTGTAGCAAAGAATAAAGTTATAATTTACCGAGTGTTGCACGGAAAAAGGCGATATAAATTTTTACTATAG